The Triticum urartu cultivar G1812 unplaced genomic scaffold, Tu2.1 TuUngrouped_contig_4360, whole genome shotgun sequence genome contains a region encoding:
- the LOC125527709 gene encoding transcription factor TGA2.1, protein MFSVCLKSYVQQLESSKLKLAQLEQELQKARQQGIFISSSGDQTHAMSGNGAMTFDLEYTRWLEDQNKQINELRTAVNAHASDSDLRLIVDGIMGHYDEIFKVKGVAAKADVFHILSGMWKTPAERCFLWLGGFRPSELLKLLVNHLEPLTEQQMLGLTNLQQSSQQAEDALSQGMEALQQSLAETLAGSLGSSAGSSGNVANYMGQMAMAMGKLGTLENFLRQADNLRQQTLHQMQRILTIRQASRALLAIHDYFSRLRALSSLWLARPRE, encoded by the exons ATGTTTTCTGTTTGTTTGAAGTCATATGTGCAACAGCTAGAAAGCAGCAAGCTGAAGCTTGCACAACTAGAGCAGGAGCTCCAGAAAGCTCGTCAGCAG GGAATCTTCATTTCTAGCTCCGGAGACCAGACCCATGCCATGAGTGGAAATG GGGCAATGACTTTCGACCTAGAATACACTAGATGGCTTGAGGACCAAAACAAGCAAATCAATGAGTTGAGGACTGCAGTTAATGCTCATGCAAGTGACAGTGACCTGCGCCTTATCGTAGATGGGATAATGGGGCATTATGATGAAATATTTAAGGTCAAAGGTGTAGCTGCCAAGGCTGATGTGTTCCATATACTGTCAGGCATGTGGAAGACGCCTGCCGAAAGGTGCTTCCTGTGGCTTGGGGGTTTCCGTCCATCCGAGCTCTTAAAG CTGCTGGTGAATCATCTGGAGCCGCTAACCGAGCAGCAGATGTTGGGATTGACCAACCTCCAGCAATCTTCCCAGCAGGCAGAGGATGCATTGTCACAAGGAATGGAAGCATTGCAGCAATCACTGGCGGAGACTTTGGCTGGATCTCTGGGTTCCTCCGCTGGCTCTTCAGGGAATGTTGCAAACTACATGGGTCAGATGGCCATGGCCATGGGCAAGCTTGGAACGCTCGAGAACTTTCTTCGCCAG GCCGACAACCTGCGACAGCAGACCTTGCATCAGATGCAGCGGATCCTGACGATCCGTCAGGCCTCCCGCGCCCTTTTGGCTATACATGACTACTTCTCGCGTTTGCGCGCGCTGAGCTCTCTGTGGCTTGCTAGGCCCAGGGAATAA